In a single window of the Streptomyces sp. NBC_00353 genome:
- a CDS encoding SDR family oxidoreductase, which translates to MKLTNRTVLIVGGTSGIGLELAHRFAKDGNTVVVGGRQPEPRDGLQSVQIDVTDPASVLRARDEVLAAHPDLDVVVTMSGVLLTEDLRDPAHITDAENMVATNLLGTIRVIDAFTPHLIGRGAGTFITVSSGIAFLPFPLMATYGATKAAVHSYTESLRAHLAGTGVEVAELVPPAVATPAMAKLNPAAVPVDDYLDEVMELLAVEPTTREIITEAALPLRWAERDGTYAELLERRSAPLNNLPGR; encoded by the coding sequence GTGAAGCTCACCAATCGCACAGTGCTCATCGTCGGTGGCACCTCTGGCATCGGGCTCGAACTCGCGCACCGGTTCGCGAAGGACGGCAACACGGTCGTCGTCGGCGGGCGCCAGCCCGAGCCACGGGACGGCCTGCAGTCCGTTCAGATCGACGTCACCGACCCCGCCTCGGTCCTGCGGGCCCGCGACGAAGTGCTCGCCGCGCACCCCGACCTCGACGTTGTTGTCACGATGTCCGGAGTCCTGCTCACCGAAGACCTGCGCGACCCCGCGCACATCACCGACGCCGAGAACATGGTCGCCACGAACCTGCTCGGTACCATCCGGGTGATCGACGCCTTCACGCCGCACCTGATCGGCCGCGGCGCCGGAACGTTCATCACGGTGAGCTCGGGAATCGCGTTCCTGCCCTTCCCGCTCATGGCCACCTACGGCGCCACGAAGGCCGCGGTCCACTCCTACACCGAGTCGCTGCGGGCGCACCTGGCCGGGACCGGCGTGGAGGTGGCCGAGCTCGTGCCACCGGCCGTCGCGACCCCGGCGATGGCGAAGCTCAACCCGGCGGCCGTTCCGGTCGACGATTACCTCGATGAGGTGATGGAGCTGCTGGCCGTGGAGCCTACGACCCGCGAGATCATTACCGAGGCCGCGCTGCCGCTGCGCTGGGCCGAGCGGGACGGCACCTACGCCGAGCTCCTGGAGCGCCGCTCCGCGCCGCTGAACAACCTGCCCGGCCGCTGA
- a CDS encoding TetR/AcrR family transcriptional regulator: protein MPRAGLSPASITEAGAMLVDEIGFAQLSMGLVAERLGVKTPSLYKHLTSQADLAHRIAILAVTELGDAIRDATQGRAGGDALAAAAQAMRTYVREHPGRYAAVNSARPDGPDDPFIPASNRALSSLSAVLRGYHLDPAQEVHALRMLRSMLHGFSTLEVAGGFQYDTDADDSFTWMITFIDQGLQATTPTPGPAAPTP, encoded by the coding sequence TTGCCTAGGGCCGGACTGTCCCCGGCGTCGATCACCGAGGCCGGCGCCATGCTGGTCGACGAGATCGGGTTCGCCCAGCTCAGCATGGGCCTGGTCGCCGAACGGCTCGGGGTCAAGACCCCCTCGCTCTACAAGCACCTCACCAGCCAGGCCGACCTCGCCCACCGGATCGCCATCCTGGCCGTGACCGAGCTCGGCGACGCCATCCGCGACGCAACGCAGGGCCGCGCCGGCGGCGACGCCCTCGCCGCCGCCGCGCAGGCCATGCGTACATACGTGAGAGAACATCCCGGCCGGTACGCGGCAGTCAACAGTGCCCGCCCGGACGGGCCCGACGACCCGTTCATCCCAGCCAGCAACCGGGCGCTCAGCTCCCTCTCGGCCGTGCTGCGCGGATACCACCTGGACCCCGCCCAGGAGGTCCACGCCCTGCGGATGCTGCGCAGCATGCTGCACGGGTTCTCGACCCTCGAAGTCGCAGGCGGCTTCCAGTACGACACAGACGCCGACGACAGCTTCACCTGGATGATCACCTTCATCGACCAAGGACTCCAGGCCACCACGCCAACCCCCGGGCCCGCAGCGCCCACGCCCTGA
- a CDS encoding alpha/beta fold hydrolase: MTEHLTIGDNTIAYDLIGEGPLVVLAHGLGDSRHSYRFVAPALAAAGYRVANVDVRGCGDSGLGWDGYSRSDIAGDLVALVRLLGGPAVIIGQSMSGGAATIAAATAPDLITGVIELAPFTRKQLNDLGGLVRVKRYRAGATLMGRVALLGSLPAWKKYLDLAYPVKPADWDGELARIEAKMSEPGRMKVLQAMCQSAADAGAQLPNVACPVLVIEGSADPDWADPRAEGERIIADLPQGLGELVVIEGAGHYMHAQTPEKVVALALPFLARTLTLA; encoded by the coding sequence ATGACCGAGCACCTGACCATCGGCGACAACACCATCGCCTACGACCTGATTGGTGAGGGCCCTCTCGTCGTTCTGGCGCACGGCCTGGGCGACAGCCGGCACTCCTACCGCTTCGTCGCCCCGGCCCTGGCCGCGGCCGGTTACCGGGTCGCGAACGTCGACGTGCGTGGCTGCGGCGACTCCGGCCTCGGCTGGGACGGCTACAGCCGCTCCGACATCGCCGGCGACCTGGTCGCCCTGGTGCGCCTCCTCGGCGGCCCGGCCGTCATCATCGGCCAGTCGATGAGCGGCGGAGCTGCGACCATCGCGGCCGCCACCGCGCCCGACCTGATCACCGGCGTCATCGAACTGGCACCGTTCACCCGCAAACAGCTGAACGACCTCGGCGGACTGGTGCGGGTGAAGCGCTACCGGGCCGGTGCCACTCTGATGGGGCGGGTCGCCTTGCTGGGAAGTCTGCCAGCCTGGAAGAAGTACCTCGACCTGGCGTACCCGGTCAAGCCCGCCGACTGGGACGGCGAACTGGCGCGCATCGAGGCCAAGATGAGCGAGCCCGGCCGGATGAAGGTTCTGCAGGCCATGTGTCAGTCCGCGGCCGACGCCGGCGCGCAGTTGCCCAACGTCGCCTGCCCGGTCCTGGTGATCGAGGGCAGCGCCGACCCCGACTGGGCCGACCCGCGCGCCGAGGGCGAGCGGATCATCGCCGACCTGCCCCAGGGCCTCGGCGAACTGGTGGTCATCGAGGGTGCCGGTCACTACATGCACGCCCAGACACCCGAGAAGGTCGTCGCGCTGGCCCTGCCCTTCCTGGCCAGGACGCTGACCCTTGCCTAG
- a CDS encoding helix-turn-helix domain-containing protein: MPQDDANRLGKYLHARRDLVTPQQAGIPGGANRRVPGLRREEVAMLAGISADYYLRLERGRDHNPSPQVLQAIARVLHLDDLETEYLLGLNVPRPPARRKQRTPRLPARLHHLLAAVDVPAFVEDRHFDVLASNRLAMALSPRLRPGGNRLRSLLLDPEERHFQHDWEAAVVDSVAAFRRSVDDSVTDQRSVELVGELSLASNRFRTLWARHDIKALGYTSTVNHPVVGELHLNREKLAVGDLLLVLYYPDQDSDAAEKLQLLTSLAPAGGQQPAAAVDPLTGRDADACHQSQGSRGRRRP, from the coding sequence ATGCCTCAAGACGACGCGAACCGGCTGGGCAAGTACCTGCACGCCCGCCGCGACCTGGTCACGCCGCAGCAGGCCGGCATCCCCGGTGGCGCCAACCGGCGCGTCCCAGGGCTTCGCCGCGAGGAGGTCGCGATGCTTGCCGGTATCAGTGCGGACTACTACCTGCGGCTGGAGCGCGGCAGGGATCACAACCCCTCCCCGCAGGTGCTCCAGGCCATCGCCCGTGTCCTGCACCTCGACGACCTGGAAACCGAGTACCTGCTCGGACTCAACGTGCCCCGCCCGCCGGCCCGCCGCAAGCAGCGCACGCCGCGCCTGCCCGCCCGGTTGCACCATCTGTTGGCGGCCGTGGACGTGCCGGCGTTCGTCGAGGACCGGCACTTCGACGTCCTGGCCTCCAATCGGCTCGCGATGGCGCTGTCGCCGCGGCTGCGGCCTGGCGGGAACCGGCTGCGCTCCCTGCTGCTCGACCCCGAGGAACGCCACTTCCAGCACGACTGGGAGGCGGCGGTCGTCGACTCCGTCGCGGCGTTTCGCCGTTCGGTGGACGACAGCGTCACCGACCAGCGCTCAGTCGAACTCGTCGGCGAGCTGTCCCTGGCCAGCAACCGCTTCCGCACCCTGTGGGCACGGCACGACATCAAAGCGCTCGGCTACACCAGCACCGTCAACCATCCAGTCGTGGGCGAACTGCACCTCAACCGCGAGAAGCTCGCCGTCGGAGACCTGCTGCTCGTGCTCTACTACCCGGACCAGGACAGCGACGCCGCCGAGAAGCTCCAACTGCTGACCTCCCTCGCCCCCGCCGGCGGGCAGCAGCCCGCTGCGGCCGTCGACCCGCTGACAGGCCGCGACGCCGACGCCTGCCACCAATCGCAGGGCAGTCGGGGCCGACGCAGACCGTGA
- a CDS encoding alpha/beta fold hydrolase — MTEFLNVKGGTLAYEVTGSGPLMVLAHGIGQSRDAYRFLVPELVAAGYRVAAVDLRGSGESTATWPSYTRTDIASDLIALIQHLGGPAVLVGHSISGGAATIAAAKAPTLVSAVVELAPFTRKVEYSLSALGLSRYRRGATAISAVAMLGSHKQWRKYLEIATPEPRPADWAASLERTDAMLREPGRMKALQKQMNSAADAGAQLGNVHCPVLVVMGTLDPDWGDPKAEGEAIVAALPEDVGRLEMLPGAGHYPHVQFPSAVVGLMRSFLETARA; from the coding sequence ATGACTGAGTTCCTGAACGTTAAAGGCGGCACCCTCGCCTACGAGGTGACCGGCTCCGGGCCGCTGATGGTGCTTGCGCACGGGATCGGCCAGAGCCGCGACGCCTATCGGTTCCTGGTACCGGAGTTGGTGGCCGCCGGTTACCGGGTCGCGGCCGTGGACCTGCGAGGCAGCGGCGAGTCGACCGCGACGTGGCCGTCCTACACCCGGACCGACATCGCCAGCGACCTGATCGCGCTGATCCAGCACCTCGGCGGTCCCGCGGTGCTGGTCGGCCACTCCATCTCCGGCGGCGCCGCGACGATCGCCGCTGCCAAGGCGCCGACGCTTGTGAGCGCCGTCGTCGAACTGGCGCCGTTCACCCGTAAGGTGGAGTACTCGCTGAGCGCCCTGGGCCTGTCCCGCTACCGCAGGGGCGCGACGGCGATCTCGGCCGTCGCGATGCTCGGCAGCCACAAGCAGTGGCGGAAGTACCTGGAAATTGCGACCCCGGAGCCGCGCCCGGCGGACTGGGCCGCGAGCCTGGAGCGCACCGACGCGATGCTGCGCGAGCCGGGCCGGATGAAGGCCCTGCAAAAGCAGATGAACAGCGCCGCCGACGCCGGGGCCCAACTCGGCAACGTGCATTGCCCGGTCCTGGTCGTCATGGGCACCCTCGATCCCGACTGGGGTGACCCGAAGGCCGAGGGCGAAGCCATCGTGGCCGCGCTTCCGGAAGACGTCGGCCGACTCGAGATGCTCCCGGGGGCGGGCCACTACCCGCACGTCCAGTTCCCGTCGGCAGTGGTCGGCCTGATGCGCTCGTTCCTCGAGACGGCCCGTGCCTAG
- a CDS encoding helix-turn-helix transcriptional regulator, whose product MARDELARFLRDRRAGLRPEDVALPAVPRRRTGGLRREEIADLAHMSVDYYVRLEQARGPRPSPRILDGLAAALRLAPAERTHLFQLAGQTPQPPTAPPRRVRRHIADLLHRLPDTAALVTAANYDVLAWNPLAQALLGDLDRRPNLAHRRFLLREQVLTTGHEDFAEIVVSRLRTAADRYPHDENLSGLLADLTANSAEFREIWASHPLRIPGHRMKTLVHPELGELRLNCDVLNLPEDDQQVLFMTADPDTPTARALRRLSTRP is encoded by the coding sequence GTGGCCCGAGACGAACTGGCCCGCTTCTTGCGCGACCGTCGTGCGGGACTGCGCCCCGAGGACGTCGCCCTGCCCGCGGTGCCCCGGCGCCGCACCGGCGGTCTGCGCCGGGAAGAGATCGCGGACCTGGCGCACATGTCCGTCGACTACTACGTCCGCCTGGAGCAGGCGCGCGGGCCGCGTCCCTCCCCGCGGATCCTCGACGGCCTCGCGGCTGCGCTGCGACTGGCTCCGGCCGAGCGCACTCACCTCTTCCAGCTGGCCGGCCAGACCCCCCAGCCGCCCACGGCACCCCCGCGGCGCGTGCGCAGGCACATTGCCGACCTGCTGCACCGGCTCCCGGACACCGCCGCCCTGGTCACCGCGGCGAACTACGACGTCCTGGCCTGGAACCCGCTGGCCCAAGCACTGCTCGGCGACCTGGACCGGCGGCCGAACCTTGCGCACCGCCGTTTCCTGCTCCGCGAGCAGGTCCTGACCACTGGCCACGAGGACTTCGCCGAGATCGTCGTCTCCCGCCTGCGCACCGCCGCCGACCGCTACCCCCACGACGAAAATCTGTCCGGCCTCCTGGCGGACCTTACGGCGAACAGCGCGGAGTTCCGCGAGATCTGGGCCTCCCACCCGCTGCGGATCCCCGGGCACCGGATGAAGACCTTGGTCCACCCCGAACTCGGCGAGCTTCGCCTCAACTGCGACGTGCTCAATCTCCCCGAGGACGACCAGCAAGTGCTGTTCATGACGGCCGACCCCGACACACCGACCGCCCGCGCCCTGCGCCGCCTGTCCACCCGGCCTTGA
- a CDS encoding SDR family NAD(P)-dependent oxidoreductase: MEILTALVTGANKGIGKEIARQLVQAGLTVYVGSRTAERAEHTVADIGGDARPLVLDVTDPVSIASAADRIAALDVLVNNAGVSPAEGMGAQDEDVDTFRRVYETNVFGVVAVTNALLPALRRSAHPRIVNISSGTGSLAAAATEHSGFRGAFASYRSSKAALNALTLFYAQSLASDGFKVNALAPGLRRTDLNAAAAAGGDPAEAAAGAVRLATLTDDGPSGAFFSWDGTPVPW; encoded by the coding sequence ATGGAAATCTTGACTGCGCTGGTCACCGGCGCGAACAAAGGGATCGGCAAGGAAATCGCCCGCCAGCTCGTCCAGGCGGGACTGACCGTCTACGTCGGCTCGCGGACCGCCGAACGTGCGGAACATACCGTCGCCGACATCGGCGGTGACGCGAGGCCTCTGGTCCTCGATGTCACCGATCCTGTGAGCATCGCCTCGGCGGCGGACCGTATCGCCGCTCTGGACGTCCTGGTCAACAACGCGGGCGTCTCCCCCGCTGAGGGTATGGGCGCGCAGGACGAGGACGTCGATACCTTCCGCCGGGTCTATGAGACGAACGTATTTGGCGTGGTGGCGGTGACCAACGCGCTACTGCCGGCCCTGCGGCGCTCCGCCCACCCAAGAATCGTGAACATCTCCAGCGGGACCGGGTCGCTTGCGGCCGCCGCCACCGAGCACTCCGGGTTCCGGGGTGCCTTCGCCTCCTACCGCTCATCGAAGGCGGCCCTGAACGCGTTGACCCTGTTCTATGCCCAGAGCCTTGCCAGCGACGGATTCAAGGTCAACGCCTTGGCACCTGGTCTGCGACGAACCGATCTGAACGCCGCCGCGGCTGCGGGCGGGGACCCGGCCGAGGCGGCCGCCGGCGCGGTCCGGCTGGCAACGCTGACTGACGACGGACCCTCCGGCGCGTTCTTCTCCTGGGACGGAACACCGGTCCCCTGGTAG